A window of Streptomyces broussonetiae genomic DNA:
GTCCGCGTCCTCGGCCCTGCCTTCGGCCTCACCCAGGACTACATCAGCAAGCATCTCGGCATCCGCTTCCGCGTCGACAACGGCCGCAGCGTCCGTGAACTGGGCCTGTCCTACCGGCCGTTGGAGGAGACCCTGCTCGACCACTACGAGAGCCGACGGGCACACCGGCGCCACGGCCGAGTCTGAGACCCCTCGCGTACGGAGGGGCAGGTCGGCTGCGCGGCGGGACGGCCCGACTGCGAAGAGGGCTCAGGCGGGCCGGACGATGCGGTGGATCGCCGACTCCCCGGCGCCGTAGATCGACTCCTCACGGATCGTCGACCCCGGGCCCGGAGCATGCACCATCATTCCGCCGCCGACGTGCAGTCCCACGTGCCGGTCGTCGTCGAAGAAGAGCACGAGGTCGCCGGGCTCGATACCGGCGAGCGTGACCGGGGTACCGGCCAGCGCCTGCTCGTGCGCGGCACGCGGGACCGTGACCCCTGCGGCCTTCCAGGCGGCCTGCGTCAGGCTGGAGCAGTCGTACGAGCCCGGCCCCATCGCCCCCCACACGCACGGCTTTCCGATCTGCGCCCGGGCGAACGCGATGGCCTCGGCGGCGCGCGCGGACCGGGACGACTCGGGGACGGGGGAGGGGGTGGGAGACGGCGCAGTTTGCGTGGCGTAGGCACCCATGTCGGTGGCAGGGGCCGCGGGCGAGGCGAAGGGGCTGCCGGTGCCGGTGCCGGTGCCGGTGCCGGTGGCGGTGGCGAGGGGCGCGGGGACGCCGGAGAGCGGGAGGGATCCTGTGCCGACGGCGGGAGCGGCGCTCAGCGGCGGGAAGGAGCCCGTGTCGATGAGTGGCGAGGTGCCGCCGGGGTACGGGAACGAGCCGGTGTCGGTGAGGGCGGTGGGGACGGCAGGGGACGGGAGCGGGTGGGAGCCGGTGCCGGGTGCGGGGGTTGCCGGGTAGGACATCGGGTCGGCGCCGGCGGGTGAGGCGGGGATGGCCGGCGTTGGGAACGCACCGGTGTCGGTGAGGGGTGCGGTGAGCGCCGGTGAAAGGAAGGCGCCCGTGGTGATGGCCGAGGCGGCGGCGTCCGGCCACATGGTCTCTGGCGGTGCCGCCCCGTCTGCCACCGCCCACTGCGGTTGCTGCCATGACCCGGTTGCCCGGCCGGGCTGGGCCGTGTCGGGCTGTGCGGGCGCGGGGGACGTGACGTACGAGGGCTGTACGGCCGTTGCGGGTGCGCCGAGTCGGGCGATGTGCCGGGAGAGGATCTCACTCGCGGCGGCCAGTCGGCGCTGGTTGTTCGCCTTCGAGGTGGCGGGCGTGGAACGGCCGGGTACGGCGGCGCCGGGCAGGCTCCCGGGTTCCCGGAGCGGCGTGCCCTGGGCGGCGGGTTGCGCGGCGACCGGCAGAGCGGCCGTCTCGAAGGGCCCGGAACCGAACAGTGTTTCCTGCGTGCCAGGGGTCATGAGGGCTGTCGCCCCCGATGGACCGGGCGCCACCGCCGGTGCCGTCCACTGCGTGGCGGGTGCCATCAAGGCCGTCGCATCTTGTGTGCCGGGCGCGGTCAGGGCTGCCGCCCCGTGTGCCGCAGGGGGCATGAGGGCTGCCGCGCCCTGCACACCGGGCGTCATCAGGGCCGCCGCGTCCTGCGCGGCGGGCGCGGTCAGGGGCGTGCCCGCCTGCGCGCGAGAGGACGTCTGGGCCGTAGCGGCGGGCGCACCGGTGCTCGTCAGGGCCGTGGCGTCCAGTACACCGGCGCTCGTCACACTCGCTGCGCCCTGCTCGCCAGGCGTCATCCAGGTCACCGCTCCCGCCGCGCCGGGCGCCATCAAGGTAGTGGTGCCCCATGCATCAGGCGCTGTCGACATCGCCGCCAGGTGTGTGCCGAGGCCCGGTGCGGGTGCGTCAGGCGTTCTCGGGTGCGTTGTGCTCGGGGTGCCGGGCCGGCCGGGGCCGTTGCCCAGGTCGGTCACATGCGGTGCCGCGCCGGGCAGTTCGGGACGGCGCGGCCCCGGCAGTTCCGTGCGGGCGCTGTTCGGGTCGGTCCGGGGTCCGCTCGAGGAGTCCGAGGCGGTGTCGCCGGCCGTCAGCTCGGCCACCGCGCGGCGGCCGGGGGCTTGTTCCAGCGCCGGAGGTCGCCGGGCGGCCAGGTCTGTGCCCCAGGTGTCCGGCCCGCCGCCCGCGATCCGGTCCCGGGAGCGCGCCGGGGCCGGCAGGCGGCCGGGGCGCCGGTCGGCGGGCAGTACGGCGGGGACGATCGGGCCGAGCCTGGCACGGGCCGCCTCGAACCACTGCCGCGTCACCTCGTCGAGCGCGGGATCCGGCTGCCGCCCCGACCGCTTGGCCAGAGGAACGCCCCGTGAGCGCGTCACCGCCGCCATGGCCCGGGTCGCGTTGTAGTTCCCGGTCTCGTTCTCGGCCCGGTCGTAGAGGGAATCGATCCGCTGCCGAACCTCGTCGCGGCTCTCCGGCACCATGGAAGACACGCTCCTTCCTTGCCCCGTAGGGCAGTTGGGCCGATTCGTCCGGCTGAGCCGGGCGGCCTCGCGTCAACCTAGCCAAGGTGTGTACCTCGTGTGAAGGTTGGAGCGTGGAATGTCCGATACGTAATTGTGATGTTCGCGGTGACCTTCGAGAGGGAAGTGACGGGAGCCGCTTTTTCCTGTGAGATGGCGCTGATTCAGCGATCCTGTTGAACACGATGCAGCCGCCCTCCGTATGAGGTTGGGGGTCTGCATGCCCGGGCCTGGACCCGGATCCGGTCCCGCACGACACAGAGGACGACCTTGGCACGCACCAGCCGCAGACGCGCGACCGGCGCACGGCGCCCGACCGGTACACGACGCCCGACCGGTACACGACGCGCGGCCCTCGCGGCCGTCGTCCTGATGCTGGGTGGCACAGCCCTCGTCGTGGCCAACGTCTACGCCTCGGCCGCCGGGCGCCACGGCACGGGTCGGGCCGCCGCCACCCCGAACGCCACGGACCTGCAGGGCGGCACCGTGCGCGGCAGGAACGGCGCCGGTCAGGGCGGCAACGGGCCCGTGGTCTCCGACTACGCGGACATCACCTCCGTCGAGCCGAACCTGCCCGGCCCGCCGCAGCAGGCCGGAGCCTCGCGCGGCACCTTCACCTCCGACTGCGGTGTCAACGCAGGCGGCCTGTTCAACTCCGACAACGTCATCGTCGCGCCCGGCGTCTCCGACGGCGCCCACCACATGCACGACTACGTCGGCAACCAGGGCAACAACGCCTTCGCCAGTGACGACGACCTGGCGCGGGCGGACACGAGCTGCGTGGACCGGGGCGACAAGTCCTCGTACTACTGGCCCGTGCTGCGCCTGCAGAACGGCACACAAGAACGCGACGCGCGATCCCCCGGTGGCGGCACGGAGGGCAACGCCGGCCGGATCGTCACACCCGAGCAGGTCACGCTGACCTTCGTGGGAAACCCGCGCGGCAGGGTCACGGCCATGCCCTGGATGCTGCGCATCGTCACGGGCGACGCCAAGGCCCTCGTCAACGGCCCCGGCAACGCCAACGCGTCCTGGAGCTGCACCGGTTACGAGGACCGGCAGCTGACGGACAAGTACCCGCTGTGCCCGCCGGGCAGCGACGTCGTGCGCACCTTCCGGTTCCCGAGCTGCTGGGACGGCCGCAACACCGACAGCGCCGACCACCGTACCCATGTGGTCTTCACGGCCCCCGACGGCTCCTGCCCGGCGGGCTTTCGTGCCATCCCGCAGCTGGTGCAGCGCGTCGTCTACGGCGTCCGGGCACCCAGTCTCGAGGACGGCGGCCGTACCGTCCCGCTCTTCGCGATCGACTCCTTCCCCGACGAGCTGCACAAACCCGTCACCGACCACGGCGACTTCATCAACCTCTTCGACGAGGATCTGATGCGCGAGATGGTCGACTGCATCAACTCCGGCCGTGTCTGCACCCCCGGCCGCGACGGCACCGGCACGGCACCCGCGCCGACGGCTACCCACGGCGGGACAACGGAAACCGGGGCGACGACCTCCCCCGCCCCGTCCCCGTCCCCGTCCGCCCCGACCTCGACCCCCCTCGCCGGGCACCTCCCGCCCACCGCTGCACCGCCCCAACCCCTTGCGGTGCAAGGGGATGTGGCGCAGACCGGCGTCGCCCACCTGTGGCCCTCGGCCGTGGGCACGCTGCTCGCCGTGGCCGGCCTGATCATGTTCCTGCGGGCCGCGCGCTCGCGCCACTGACCACGCACCGGCCAGGGGACGCGTGTGCCCTTCCTCAGGTCAACTCCATGGTCTGCTTGGCCAGTTCGTAGGCGGGCCGCATCGCCTCGTGCTCCTCGGTGTCCATGCCGCCGAGGTGCAGGACGACCGGCCCGTCGGGCGTGCCGACCGCGAGGGCGGTCTCCGTCTTGGTCTCCCCCAGGAGCTTGCTGGTGTAGAGGTACTCCACCTCCACGCCGGCAAGGCCGCCGCCGGTCTTGACGGAGCGGTACTTCGCCTTGCTCGTGCCGTCCTCGGCGGCGACGAACTGCCGGAGCACCGTGCCCGCGTCGGTGTTCGCGTCCTTGCCGGTCCACACGCGCAGGAAGCCGATGTTGCCGGCCGGTTTGGCGTCGATCTCGCAGGCGGCGGTGACCGGCCCCTGGCGCAGCAGGCTGTCGGCGAGCGCAGCGGTCGGATCGCTGTCGGATCCCTTCGACGCCCTCGACAACTCCGCCTCGGCGGCGATCCCCTTGGCCTTCCAGCGCTCGGCGACGGCGAAACGCACGGGCAGGGCGCAGAGCGAACCGGCCGCGCCGATCGTGCCGCCGCTCGCCGCGGCCCCCTTGCCCGCCCCGGACCCTCCGTCCGCCGTGCCCTTCGCGGACGCCGACGCGCCCGCCGCCTTATTCCCGCCACCGTCCGCCGACTCCGCGCACCCGCCGAGCACCGCCGCCAGCGCCACCGCGACGACCACTCCGCCGCCCATGGCTCCCAGCCTGACCTGCACTGTTGTCTCCCCTCCCGGAGAGGGGCGCAACTGTAGCCGAGAGCACCGACGGCGACGAGCGCATATGCTCCGCCCGCCGTGCCGCCCGCGATGTGCCCGCCGTTTGCGAGGGGCCGAGACCACACGGCAGGGTGCGGGGTGTGCCTACCTTGCTGATCGTCCATCACACCCCCTCGCCCAACTGCCAGACGCTGTTCGAGGCCGTCGTCTCGGGCGCGACGACACCGGAGATCGAGGGTGTCCGCGTCGTCCGGCGGGCCGCCCTCGCGGCCACCGCCTCCGACGTCCTGGAAGCCGACGGCTATCTGCTCGGCACCCCGGCGAACCTCGGCTACATGTCCGGTGCGCTGAAGCACTTCTTCGACCAGATCTACTACCCCTGCCTCGATGCGACCCGGGGCCGGCCGTTCGGCTACTACGTCCACGGGGGCAACGACGTCACCGGCGCCGTCCGCGCCATCGAGGCCGTCACCACCGGCCTGGGCTGGCGCCGGGCCGCCGAGCCGGTGACCGTCACCGGCGAGCCCGGCAAGGCCGACACCGAGGCGTGCTGGGAGCTGGGCGCCACGGTCGCGGCGGGCCTGATGCCCGGCGCGTGAGGGCCCGGCGGTACGACGCCCGTGTCACCGGTCCGCCGCCGCCGGGCAGCCCCACCGGCAGGCGGCGGCCTCGCGGCGATGCCGCCCGGGCGGTGGCCTCGTGGTGGTGCTGCCCGGGCGCGGCTCGGTCGCCGGCACGGCGCGGGCCACCGCCCGGGCCGGTTCCCGGTCCTCGAGGTCACCACAGCCGGCGGCCGTGTCCCTCTCTCGGTGACCCCTCGGCGACAAGCCCCACCGTGGCCACCGGCCGTTCGGGTGACGTCGTCACGGCGCGCCTCCCCCGAGGCGGGGCGGGGCGGGTCGGAGGGGGCGGGCACGGCGATTGCGCGCGGGCCGGCCGCGCCCGGGCCCCGGCTCAGGCGGGCGGCAGCGCCCCAGCGGGCACCCCGTATCCGGGCCGATGAAGGTGCGAGCCCGGTGCCCCTGGCCGACCATGAGAGGCAGGGCCGCGTGCTGCCGGCACGGACGCAACCCGTCCCCCGTCGTACGCCGGCTGCCGTAAGACGTCGAAGCGAGGGAGTCTCGGATGCGAGCGGACGGCCACGCACCCGGACGGCCCGTGCCGGACGGTCAGGAGGCCAGGGACGTGCTGCGCGGCTGCGCGCGGGACGTGGTCGACATCGCAGAGGGCATCCGTGCCGTGTCCGCGCGCACCAGCACCGCGTTGTTCGCGCCGGCCCTGATCGCCTCCGTACGCCACCGTCCCCGCACCGGACTCGCCGCTCAGTGGGCGCTGCTGCGGGCCCTGACGAACAAGCAGGGACTCGGTGGCTCGGCCCGCACGGCCCCCAAGGGCGTGCGGCGGGTGCTCGGCGCGGCCGGTGAGGTGCTGGGCCGTGAAAGCCTCGCCGCGCTGGTAGCGGTCACCTCGCTGCGGCTGAGGATCGCTGCCGTACTGGCCGACCACCCCGAGTTCGGGCGCGATCCGGGCATGCGGCGGCTGCTGGAGGCCGTCACCGCCGACCGCGACCCGCAGGCCGTACGGGCCCTGCGCGCGCTGTTCCGGGACCGGAGTGCCCAGCGAGCCCTGTCCGGGCTCGCGCCACTGATGTCCGAACTCCTCGCCATACGCACCCTGTTGGACGAGGATCCGGACAAGGGCGGGACCGGCTGGGCGCTCACCGCCGGCCGCGGCCCGTCCGCCGACCCGCCGCACGGCACCGTCCGCCCCGCCGGCCCGGGCAAGGGCGAGGGCGTCGCCGAGGCCGTCGACCTGTGCGGCCAGGAGCGGCAGATCATAGCGACGGAAGGCTCCCTGCTCGGGTACCTGCGCAACATCGAGGTGCTCTCCACCGACGGACGGATCCTCGTGCAGAACGTGCGCGGACCCGACGGCGTGGTCCGTTACGTCGTCCAGGCGCCGGGCATGGCACCGGGCCGCCCCCGCAGTGACTCCCCGCAGGACTTCGTCGGAGCCTGGCGCAACCTGTTCACGACCGACTCGCTCTACACCCGCTCCATCAAGCTCGCCCTGCAGGACTACGGCATCCCTCGCGGCGCCCACCTCGCGCTCATCGGGCACGGCGAGGGCGGGATCGCGCTGTTGAACCTCGCCCAGGACCAGGAGTTCTGCCGTACGTACAAGGTCACGCACGTCGTCGCCGTCGGCTCCCCGACCGGCAGCCAGAAGACCGCCGACCCGCGCACCTGGGTCGCCACGATCACCAACCGGCACGACATCGTCCCCGTCCTCGACGGCCGCGCAGCGGGCTCGGCATCCACCCCGCACCCGAACCGGTACGAGGTCGACTACGTGGAGCCCACCCCCGAGTTCCCGCTCTGCCACATGCTCCGCGCCTACATCGAGCACCTGCGTACGGTGATCCCCGAGGCCCGCGAGGGCCTCGACGAGGCGCTCAGGCCCTACCGGGGCCCCATCGTGCGCACCCGGGCCTACCGGCTGAAGGACCGCGCCCATCCACCCGAGGGCTACCCCTTCCTCGCCCTGCCCACCACCACGATCCCCACCACGGCCGGGCCCGTCGACGTGCCGGTGCGCTACTACGACTCCTCCGCCGCCCACCTGTGCTATCCCGTCTCCGTCGACGCGGCACGCGCTCTGCTGCCCGACGCCACCTGGCTGACCCCGAGCCGGCTGGGGCGGCGCGCGCTCGCGGTGCTGTCGCTGTACGAACACCGCTGCACCACGATCGGCCCGTACACCGAGATCGGCCTGTCCGTCCTGGTGGACGACCTGTGGCGGCCCCGCCCGTACGACGTCGTCGCGGACCTGCTGCGCCGGGTGGACCTGCGCCGTACCGGCCGTTACGTCCTCTGCCTCGCCGTCACCAGCGAGGAGGCCCGGGTGGTCGCCCGGGAGATCTGGGGCCAGCCGGTGATGCGGATGAGTGCCGAGGCTGATCTGATGGGCCGGGAGATCGGAGTGCGCTCGCGGAACCTGGGCATCACCGTCGAGGGCCGGCTGGGCCCGGGCGGGCGGTGTCCGGAGGCCGACTGGATCCTCTACGGCCGCCGGGGCGAGAGCACCGTACGCACCCTGGTCCGCGCCCACGGCAGGCTGCGGCTGCACCCCGGCACCGGGGTCCGGCTGCGACTGGACACCGCGGCGGCCGAGCCCCTCGCCGGTCAGCTGCGCCGGCTCGGCCTCGACGCGACCCGGCCCCTGTTCGCGCTCACCTGCCCCCAGTTCATGCTCCATCGCAGTGCCGGCGCCGTCCTGCCCCGCTGACGTCCCGTCCGTCCCAGCCCAAGCCGAGTGGGAGCCGCCATGGTGACCGAGTCCCTCCGAGCAACCACGGCCACGGCCGGTCAACTCCTCGTCCACGCCGAGGCGTTGCGTGCCGACGCCGACCTCATGGACGGCTACGCCCGCCGCCTGACCGCCACGGCCGCCACCCTCGGCACCTGCCCGGCGGCACCCGACTGGACCCGCCCCACCCTGTACCGACAGGCCGCCGCCTGCACCACGGCGGCCCGGCAACTGCGCACAGCGGCCGCGGCGTTGCTGGCACACGCCCGCGCCTGACGCCGCCCACCGGCTGCCTCCTTGCCGTCACCGGCCGCTTTGTGCACGCCCCACGCCGCGCGCCCAGGTGGCCGTCACCGGACCGGGGCTGGTCACCCCCGGTGGGCATTGTCCGGAGGCCGCCCGGCCCTGTGGGCGTGCCTGACCGCCAAGGTGTTGGCCGCCACCGCCCGACCCCGCCCTGGCCGGGCTGGCTGTCGCCTTCTTCTGTCAGGTGCCCCGGTTCGCCTGCCGTCTGCACTTCGGCGGCCGGAGCACCGTGCTCGACCTCACCGCCGTCGACCGCAGCCCGCTCCTGCGCAATGACGTTCACGTCCTCGCGTCACGTGACCGGATCGGTCGGCTCCGCCTGCTCCGCGGCCGGTTCGCGCCCTGTCCGCGGTGGCCGGCGCCCGGACCTCAACGCACCCGTTCCGCCGCCCGGGTGAAGTGCCGCCGGGATGCGGCGGCATCGTGAGCCGCCCCGCCGCCGGCCGGGGCCTGCTCGGTGAGCGGCCGTACGAACAGAGTGACCGTGGCCTGCTCGGTGAAGCCGTTGCGGCGCATCAGCTCGGCCGAGGCGGTGTTGCGCCGCTCCACGTCCGTCACCACGCACACCGCACCCGCCGCCGCGAGCCGCGCACAGCACTCCTTCACCAGCCGTGAGGCGACCCCGCGCCCCTGGAAGTCCGGGTCCACGGCGATCCACTCCGGATAGCCCCAGTCGGCCCGCTGTTCGAAGGAGAGCGACCCGAGCACGAACCCGGCCACCCGGTCGCCGTCCAGCATCACCAGGCAGGCGGAGTCCGGCGCGTCCAGGTCCCCCGCGACGGCCGACAGCGACCAGCCGGTGTAGGGCATGGCGTCGGTGTCGTAGACCCGGTGGCCGAGGTCGAGGACGGCGGCGAGATGCTCCAAGCCGAGCGGTCGCAGGGCCGGCTCGGAGG
This region includes:
- a CDS encoding DUF1996 domain-containing protein, producing the protein MARTSRRRATGARRPTGTRRPTGTRRAALAAVVLMLGGTALVVANVYASAAGRHGTGRAAATPNATDLQGGTVRGRNGAGQGGNGPVVSDYADITSVEPNLPGPPQQAGASRGTFTSDCGVNAGGLFNSDNVIVAPGVSDGAHHMHDYVGNQGNNAFASDDDLARADTSCVDRGDKSSYYWPVLRLQNGTQERDARSPGGGTEGNAGRIVTPEQVTLTFVGNPRGRVTAMPWMLRIVTGDAKALVNGPGNANASWSCTGYEDRQLTDKYPLCPPGSDVVRTFRFPSCWDGRNTDSADHRTHVVFTAPDGSCPAGFRAIPQLVQRVVYGVRAPSLEDGGRTVPLFAIDSFPDELHKPVTDHGDFINLFDEDLMREMVDCINSGRVCTPGRDGTGTAPAPTATHGGTTETGATTSPAPSPSPSAPTSTPLAGHLPPTAAPPQPLAVQGDVAQTGVAHLWPSAVGTLLAVAGLIMFLRAARSRH
- a CDS encoding lipoprotein, giving the protein MQVRLGAMGGGVVVAVALAAVLGGCAESADGGGNKAAGASASAKGTADGGSGAGKGAAASGGTIGAAGSLCALPVRFAVAERWKAKGIAAEAELSRASKGSDSDPTAALADSLLRQGPVTAACEIDAKPAGNIGFLRVWTGKDANTDAGTVLRQFVAAEDGTSKAKYRSVKTGGGLAGVEVEYLYTSKLLGETKTETALAVGTPDGPVVLHLGGMDTEEHEAMRPAYELAKQTMELT
- a CDS encoding flavodoxin family protein, translating into MPTLLIVHHTPSPNCQTLFEAVVSGATTPEIEGVRVVRRAALAATASDVLEADGYLLGTPANLGYMSGALKHFFDQIYYPCLDATRGRPFGYYVHGGNDVTGAVRAIEAVTTGLGWRRAAEPVTVTGEPGKADTEACWELGATVAAGLMPGA
- a CDS encoding acetoacetate decarboxylase family protein; translation: MRADGHAPGRPVPDGQEARDVLRGCARDVVDIAEGIRAVSARTSTALFAPALIASVRHRPRTGLAAQWALLRALTNKQGLGGSARTAPKGVRRVLGAAGEVLGRESLAALVAVTSLRLRIAAVLADHPEFGRDPGMRRLLEAVTADRDPQAVRALRALFRDRSAQRALSGLAPLMSELLAIRTLLDEDPDKGGTGWALTAGRGPSADPPHGTVRPAGPGKGEGVAEAVDLCGQERQIIATEGSLLGYLRNIEVLSTDGRILVQNVRGPDGVVRYVVQAPGMAPGRPRSDSPQDFVGAWRNLFTTDSLYTRSIKLALQDYGIPRGAHLALIGHGEGGIALLNLAQDQEFCRTYKVTHVVAVGSPTGSQKTADPRTWVATITNRHDIVPVLDGRAAGSASTPHPNRYEVDYVEPTPEFPLCHMLRAYIEHLRTVIPEAREGLDEALRPYRGPIVRTRAYRLKDRAHPPEGYPFLALPTTTIPTTAGPVDVPVRYYDSSAAHLCYPVSVDAARALLPDATWLTPSRLGRRALAVLSLYEHRCTTIGPYTEIGLSVLVDDLWRPRPYDVVADLLRRVDLRRTGRYVLCLAVTSEEARVVAREIWGQPVMRMSAEADLMGREIGVRSRNLGITVEGRLGPGGRCPEADWILYGRRGESTVRTLVRAHGRLRLHPGTGVRLRLDTAAAEPLAGQLRRLGLDATRPLFALTCPQFMLHRSAGAVLPR
- a CDS encoding GNAT family N-acetyltransferase — its product is MADAPPSSEPALRPLGLEHLAAVLDLGHRVYDTDAMPYTGWSLSAVAGDLDAPDSACLVMLDGDRVAGFVLGSLSFEQRADWGYPEWIAVDPDFQGRGVASRLVKECCARLAAAGAVCVVTDVERRNTASAELMRRNGFTEQATVTLFVRPLTEQAPAGGGAAHDAAASRRHFTRAAERVR